A region from the Candidatus Binatus sp. genome encodes:
- a CDS encoding DUF2087 domain-containing protein, whose amino-acid sequence MLHHHDCATPRREMVGCGMLTRDKGIYRRSPQSQWRTAGS is encoded by the coding sequence GTGCTGCACCATCACGACTGCGCGACGCCGCGCCGCGAGATGGTCGGATGCGGGATGCTGACGCGCGACAAGGGCATCTATCGCCGCAGCCCACAATCGCAGTGGCGGACTGCCGGCAGTTAG
- a CDS encoding class I SAM-dependent methyltransferase: MDNRKHGEHDRGGHRHGAHGHDDRHGARQPERFDPARAALLDNPARFEHLPPDEVFAMLAAPAKSRVVDFGAGTGMYAIELARRRPDLDVIALDEQQPMLDLLCAKPAARELRNLTAMHVERSAQLRATADRVLAVNVLHEVGDEALAAMVALLKPDGALLVVDWNAAVERPVGPPRDHVYTAAEARERIERAGLRAVQEQTLKYHYAILARRA, from the coding sequence ATGGACAATCGCAAGCACGGCGAGCACGATCGCGGCGGTCACCGCCATGGCGCGCATGGCCATGATGATCGCCACGGCGCCCGTCAACCCGAGCGATTCGATCCGGCGCGTGCGGCATTGCTCGACAACCCGGCGCGCTTCGAGCATCTGCCGCCCGACGAGGTTTTCGCGATGTTGGCGGCGCCGGCCAAATCGCGCGTTGTCGATTTCGGCGCTGGCACCGGAATGTACGCGATCGAACTGGCGCGCCGGCGCCCCGACCTCGACGTGATCGCTCTCGACGAGCAGCAACCGATGCTCGACTTGCTGTGCGCCAAGCCGGCGGCGCGGGAACTCCGCAACCTCACCGCGATGCACGTCGAGCGATCGGCGCAACTGCGCGCTACTGCGGACCGCGTGCTGGCTGTCAATGTCCTGCATGAAGTCGGCGACGAGGCGTTGGCCGCGATGGTCGCGCTGCTCAAGCCCGACGGAGCCCTGCTGGTAGTGGACTGGAACGCGGCCGTCGAGCGGCCGGTCGGTCCTCCACGCGACCATGTTTACACGGCGGCCGAGGCTCGCGAGCGGATCGAGCGTGCGGGCCTGCGCGCCGTGCAGGAGCAAACGCTCAAATACCACTACGCGATCCTGGCGCGACGGGCATAA
- a CDS encoding class I SAM-dependent methyltransferase yields MLQRTTGERVVLRASRAILTICVLACVLCRFGAAAAQVAQPAMVHDFHDAKHWATVFESPERAKWQKPDEVVSALELKPGQTVADIGAGTGYFTRRFAAAVGPEGEAIGLDIEPAMVEYMKQDAARRHLKNYMARLSKPDDAGLAPHSVDLIFFCDVYHHVPGRIAYLKQLAAALRPGGRIVIIDFHRSAPVGPPAAMRIPRQQAIAEFVQAGYRMVASKDFLPYQYFLEFVPAGAPVQAGAHS; encoded by the coding sequence ATGTTGCAGCGAACAACTGGCGAGCGCGTCGTGCTGCGGGCATCCCGGGCGATATTAACCATCTGCGTCCTGGCTTGCGTGCTTTGTCGATTTGGCGCCGCGGCCGCACAGGTGGCCCAGCCGGCGATGGTGCATGATTTCCACGACGCCAAACACTGGGCGACAGTCTTCGAGTCGCCCGAGCGCGCGAAGTGGCAGAAGCCCGACGAGGTCGTGAGCGCGCTCGAACTCAAGCCGGGCCAGACCGTCGCGGATATCGGCGCAGGCACCGGTTATTTCACGCGCCGCTTCGCGGCCGCCGTGGGCCCCGAGGGAGAAGCGATCGGACTCGACATCGAGCCCGCGATGGTCGAATACATGAAGCAGGACGCCGCTCGGCGCCATCTCAAGAACTATATGGCGCGCTTGAGCAAGCCCGATGACGCAGGCCTGGCGCCCCATTCGGTGGACCTGATCTTTTTCTGCGACGTGTACCATCACGTCCCCGGCCGCATCGCGTATCTGAAGCAACTCGCCGCCGCGCTGCGCCCGGGTGGGCGGATCGTGATAATCGATTTTCACCGCAGCGCTCCGGTCGGGCCGCCAGCCGCGATGCGGATTCCGCGCCAGCAGGCGATCGCGGAGTTTGTCCAGGCCGGATACCGCATGGTTGCATCGAAGGACTTCCTGCCCTACCAGTATTTTCTGGAGTTCGTACCCGCAGGTGCGCCGGTCCAGGCCGGCGCCCACTCCTAG
- a CDS encoding efflux RND transporter permease subunit → MSNETAPQGAESLGFTARIVDLFLGSNLSLLLLLASLAAGTVALLATPREEDPQIVVPMADIIVQMPGASAREVENLVTINLEKKLWEMDGVRHIYSISRPGMAMVTVRFKVGADRIKSTVQIYDKLESNRDAVPPGVTGWIVKPMGINDVPILTVTLYSAHADDAQLRRVADEILHRMQEVPDTGRSFVVGGRPREVRVELDTERLAGHEVTPLEVAHALEGADANLRVGSFARNNREYVVDSGPFLRNAKEVSDTVVAVHHGQLVYLRDVARVVDGPAEATTYTEVGFGPASGLISGEPGQLRDETPGARGRLYPAVTIAFAKRRGTNAVAVSEGLLGKLRALRQVAIPSDVQMLITRNYGETANAKVNELVRELLIAVAIIAVLLAFSLGLREAFIVAIAVPITLSITLLGNLLMGYTINRVTLFALILSLGLLVDDPIVDVENIHRHFRLRDHPPRLATLIAVDEVRPPTILATFTVIMSFIPMLFVTGMMGPYMRPMPFNVPVAMLMSLLVAFTITPWASYHLLRREYDQPAKGGVEGEGATIRKWYTKILGPLLANRRRAHRFLYAMAGAFVISVLLVVTGLVPVKMLPFDNKDEFDLLVTMPAGTPLEATNAAVHDFASLLARVREVTMFETYAGTNSPMDFNGLVRHYYLRQEPYQADIRINLAPKGDRAQGSHEIALRIRPELEKIAQAHPGLKMKLVELPPGPPVLASVVAEIYGPMEASYSDLIASGSRVRVLFEKTAGLVDADDLAIAAQPRLEFMLDRQKAALHGISADDAARTLLLALGGQAPATVHTSTERTPYLIELRLPRIQRSALNDLMAIKLRAAGGAMVTLGELGEIRRTIEEQPIYHKDLRRVAMVMAGTAGASPVNEVLWLEPRAARLLAPGYTADFTGEGEWQVTVQVFRDLGIAFGAALFFIYVLLVAQTGSTAMPLIIMAAIPLTLIGIMPGFFLLNLLTSHAVSGYADPVYFTATAMIGMIALAGIVVRNSIILIDFIHLGLKHGQSLEQAVIEAGAVRLRPIALTAGAAMLGSAAIALDPVFSGLAWAFIFGIFASTAFTLIVVPLVYYLVYKNSVSSADGKQGAPQP, encoded by the coding sequence ATGAGCAACGAGACGGCCCCGCAAGGGGCGGAGTCACTCGGCTTTACCGCCCGAATTGTCGATCTCTTTCTCGGCTCCAATCTCTCATTGCTCCTGCTGCTGGCTTCGCTTGCGGCCGGAACTGTCGCCCTGCTTGCCACCCCGCGCGAGGAGGACCCGCAGATCGTCGTCCCCATGGCCGACATTATCGTCCAGATGCCGGGGGCCAGCGCGCGCGAGGTGGAAAATCTCGTCACTATCAACCTCGAGAAAAAGCTCTGGGAGATGGACGGGGTGCGGCACATCTATTCGATCTCGCGGCCCGGCATGGCGATGGTGACGGTGCGCTTCAAGGTTGGCGCCGATCGGATCAAGAGCACCGTCCAGATTTACGACAAGCTCGAATCCAACCGCGACGCGGTGCCGCCCGGGGTGACCGGATGGATCGTCAAGCCGATGGGTATCAATGACGTTCCAATCCTGACGGTCACCCTCTACAGCGCGCACGCGGATGACGCGCAGTTGCGGCGCGTGGCCGACGAAATCCTGCATCGCATGCAGGAGGTTCCCGACACCGGCCGTTCCTTTGTAGTGGGCGGACGTCCGCGCGAAGTCCGGGTCGAGTTGGATACCGAACGGCTGGCCGGCCATGAGGTGACGCCGCTCGAAGTGGCGCACGCGCTCGAGGGCGCCGACGCCAATCTGCGGGTGGGCAGCTTCGCTCGCAATAATCGCGAATACGTGGTGGACAGCGGCCCGTTCCTGCGCAACGCGAAGGAAGTCTCCGACACGGTGGTCGCCGTGCATCATGGCCAACTGGTGTATCTGCGCGATGTGGCGCGCGTGGTCGATGGCCCCGCGGAAGCAACCACCTACACCGAGGTTGGGTTCGGTCCAGCCAGCGGGTTGATCAGCGGCGAGCCGGGGCAACTGCGCGACGAAACGCCGGGCGCGCGCGGCAGGCTCTATCCGGCCGTGACGATCGCCTTCGCCAAGCGGCGCGGCACCAACGCGGTCGCGGTCAGCGAAGGATTACTCGGCAAACTGCGCGCGCTGCGCCAGGTCGCGATCCCTTCCGACGTGCAGATGCTGATCACGCGCAACTACGGCGAGACCGCCAACGCCAAGGTCAATGAACTGGTCCGCGAGCTGCTGATCGCGGTGGCGATAATCGCCGTTCTGCTGGCATTTTCGCTCGGTTTGCGCGAGGCGTTTATCGTCGCGATTGCCGTCCCGATCACGCTCTCGATCACGCTGCTCGGCAATCTGCTGATGGGCTACACGATTAACCGCGTGACGCTGTTCGCGCTCATCCTGTCGCTCGGTCTGCTGGTCGATGATCCGATTGTCGATGTCGAGAACATTCATCGCCACTTTCGCCTGCGCGATCATCCGCCGCGGCTGGCAACCCTGATCGCCGTTGACGAGGTCCGCCCGCCCACCATCCTGGCTACGTTTACCGTGATCATGTCGTTCATCCCGATGCTGTTCGTGACCGGGATGATGGGGCCGTATATGCGGCCGATGCCGTTCAACGTGCCGGTGGCGATGCTGATGTCGCTGCTGGTGGCGTTCACCATCACGCCGTGGGCCTCGTATCATTTGTTGCGGCGCGAGTATGACCAACCGGCCAAGGGTGGGGTTGAAGGCGAAGGCGCAACGATCAGGAAGTGGTACACGAAAATTTTGGGCCCCTTGCTCGCAAACCGCCGGCGCGCGCATCGGTTTCTGTACGCGATGGCCGGGGCATTCGTCATCTCGGTGCTGCTGGTCGTGACCGGCCTGGTGCCGGTCAAGATGCTGCCGTTCGATAACAAGGACGAGTTCGATCTGCTGGTCACGATGCCGGCCGGTACTCCGCTCGAGGCGACCAATGCGGCGGTGCATGACTTCGCGAGCCTGCTCGCGCGGGTGCGCGAAGTGACGATGTTCGAAACCTACGCCGGAACCAACTCGCCAATGGACTTCAACGGACTGGTTCGCCATTACTACCTGCGCCAGGAACCCTATCAGGCCGATATCCGGATCAACCTCGCGCCGAAAGGGGACAGGGCTCAGGGCTCGCACGAAATCGCGCTGCGCATCCGTCCGGAGCTGGAGAAGATCGCGCAGGCGCATCCCGGCCTCAAGATGAAGCTGGTCGAATTGCCGCCGGGCCCGCCCGTGCTGGCCAGCGTGGTGGCGGAGATCTATGGCCCGATGGAGGCGAGTTATTCGGATCTTATTGCATCTGGGTCGCGGGTGCGCGTCCTGTTCGAGAAGACCGCCGGACTGGTGGATGCCGACGACCTTGCGATCGCCGCGCAGCCACGGCTTGAGTTCATGCTCGATCGCCAGAAGGCCGCGTTGCACGGCATCAGCGCCGACGACGCGGCGCGCACGCTCTTGCTGGCGTTGGGCGGGCAAGCGCCCGCGACAGTCCACACTTCAACCGAGCGGACCCCGTACCTCATCGAGCTGCGCCTCCCGCGCATCCAGCGATCCGCGCTCAACGACCTGATGGCGATCAAGCTTCGGGCTGCCGGCGGCGCCATGGTCACCCTCGGCGAACTCGGCGAGATACGCCGCACGATTGAGGAGCAGCCCATCTACCATAAGGACCTGCGCCGGGTCGCGATGGTGATGGCGGGCACGGCCGGCGCAAGCCCGGTCAACGAAGTGCTATGGCTGGAACCGCGCGCGGCTCGGCTGCTGGCGCCCGGCTATACGGCCGACTTCACCGGCGAGGGCGAGTGGCAGGTCACGGTGCAGGTGTTCCGCGATCTCGGGATCGCGTTTGGCGCGGCGCTGTTTTTTATCTACGTGCTGTTGGTCGCGCAAACCGGATCGACCGCGATGCCGCTGATCATCATGGCGGCCATCCCGCTCACCCTCATCGGCATCATGCCCGGATTCTTCCTGCTCAACCTGTTGACCAGCCACGCGGTGAGCGGATACGCCGATCCGGTCTATTTCACGGCGACGGCGATGATTGGAATGATCGCGCTGGCCGGAATCGTGGTGCGCAATTCCATCATCCTCATCGACTTCATTCATCTCGGCCTTAAGCATGGGCAGAGCCTCGAACAGGCGGTGATCGAGGCGGGAGCGGTCCGGCTTCGGCCGATTGCGCTGACCGCGGGTGCGGCGATGCTGGGCTCGGCGGCGATCGCGTTGGATCCGGTGTTCTCGGGCCTGGCGTGGGCGTTCATCTTCGGGATTTTCGCTTCGACCGCCTTCACCCTGATCGTGGTGCCGCTGGTTTACTATCTCGTGTACAAAAATTCCGTGTCCTCAGCTGATGGAAAACAAGGAGCACCCCAACCATGA
- a CDS encoding DUF2892 domain-containing protein encodes MTQNEALRAIAGIFVLLGLALGYWVNPAWYLFVAFVALNLFQSAFTKWCPMMAILSRLGLPKV; translated from the coding sequence ATGACGCAAAATGAAGCCCTACGCGCGATCGCGGGAATTTTCGTGCTGCTGGGACTGGCGCTCGGCTATTGGGTTAATCCCGCGTGGTATCTGTTCGTCGCGTTCGTTGCGCTCAACCTGTTCCAGTCGGCCTTCACCAAGTGGTGCCCGATGATGGCGATCCTGAGCCGGCTCGGCCTGCCCAAGGTGTGA